From Bacteroidota bacterium, the proteins below share one genomic window:
- the bshA gene encoding N-acetyl-alpha-D-glucosaminyl L-malate synthase BshA, translating into MKIGILCYPTFGGSGVVATELGKALAQKGHQVHFITYSQPVRLEHFAENVFYHEVTVADYPLFEFSPYETALTSKLVDVALFEKLDIVHVHYAIPHASVAYMARQILLSRGTYLPFITTLHGTDITLVGKNESYNPVVTFAINQSDAVTSVSDSLRRDTFQNFSIEKEIEVIPNFIDLRRFNKMRKDHFRRAIAPNNERLIIHASNFRPVKRVSDVVSVFNRVQEKIPAKLLLIGDGPDRSKVEKECRECSACEHIRFLGKLEAVEEILSIGDLFILPSETESFGLAALEAMACQVPVISTNTGGIPELNVQGVTGFMSNVGDVEDMARNAIHILEDDERLLQFKANALRHAREFDIQQILPRYEALYDRVLAGATKTA; encoded by the coding sequence ATGAAGATCGGCATCTTATGTTACCCTACGTTCGGCGGCAGTGGAGTCGTTGCGACGGAATTGGGTAAAGCCCTGGCCCAGAAAGGGCATCAGGTGCATTTCATCACCTACAGCCAACCGGTGCGATTGGAACATTTTGCCGAGAACGTCTTCTACCACGAGGTGACCGTAGCGGACTATCCGCTCTTCGAATTCAGTCCATACGAAACCGCGCTGACCAGTAAACTGGTCGATGTCGCGCTCTTCGAGAAACTGGATATCGTACATGTTCACTACGCCATACCGCACGCGTCCGTCGCCTATATGGCCCGACAGATCCTGCTCAGCAGGGGCACCTACCTTCCGTTCATCACCACTTTGCACGGAACCGACATCACCCTCGTCGGGAAGAATGAGAGTTATAACCCGGTTGTCACCTTTGCGATCAACCAGAGTGACGCGGTTACCAGTGTTTCCGATAGCCTGCGGCGCGATACGTTTCAGAATTTCAGTATTGAAAAGGAGATCGAAGTGATCCCCAACTTCATCGACCTCCGGAGGTTCAACAAGATGAGGAAGGATCATTTCAGGCGTGCGATCGCACCGAACAATGAACGCCTCATCATCCATGCTTCCAACTTCCGGCCTGTTAAGCGGGTCAGCGATGTTGTCTCGGTATTCAACCGGGTGCAGGAGAAGATCCCGGCCAAATTATTATTGATCGGCGACGGTCCCGACAGAAGCAAAGTCGAGAAGGAGTGCCGCGAATGTTCCGCTTGCGAACACATTCGCTTTCTCGGGAAATTGGAAGCGGTCGAGGAAATCCTCTCCATCGGCGACCTGTTCATCCTTCCGTCCGAGACAGAGAGTTTCGGACTTGCCGCCTTGGAAGCCATGGCCTGTCAGGTTCCGGTCATCTCCACCAATACCGGTGGTATTCCTGAATTGAATGTCCAGGGTGTGACCGGATTCATGAGTAACGTTGGCGACGTGGAAGATATGGCCAGGAACGCGATTCACATTCTGGAAGATGACGAACGCCTTCTTCAGTTCAAGGCCAACGCGCTCCGGCATGCCCGTGAATTCGACATCCAGCAGATTCTTCCGCGTTACGAAGCCTTGTATGATCGCGTGCTGGCCGGCGCAACCAAAACAGCCTGA
- a CDS encoding CopD family protein, protein MSFLHLKALHIIFVVTWFAGLFYIVRLFIYHTEANNAPEPERSVLSKHFLGAERRLWYGITWPSAVLTYVFGFSLIHTAYAWIIPDWLWLKLLLVLLLTIYQLICHRLFLRLQSGRFPLSGNALRVWNEVATLFLVAIVFVVVMKDLTNWIYGLVGLVAFAALLMVAIRLYRKFREQ, encoded by the coding sequence ATGAGCTTCCTTCACCTGAAAGCCCTGCACATCATTTTCGTAGTCACCTGGTTCGCCGGGTTGTTCTACATCGTTCGGCTGTTCATCTACCATACGGAGGCTAACAACGCGCCGGAGCCTGAGCGAAGTGTGTTAAGCAAACACTTTCTGGGTGCTGAACGGAGATTGTGGTACGGTATCACCTGGCCCTCTGCCGTTCTGACGTACGTATTCGGATTCAGCCTGATCCATACGGCTTACGCATGGATCATTCCGGATTGGTTGTGGCTCAAACTCCTGTTGGTGCTGTTACTGACCATCTACCAACTGATCTGCCATCGCTTGTTCCTGCGCTTGCAAAGCGGACGATTCCCATTGTCGGGCAATGCCCTGCGCGTTTGGAACGAAGTCGCCACCTTGTTTCTCGTGGCCATTGTGTTCGTCGTGGTCATGAAGGACCTGACCAATTGGATATACGGTCTGGTAGGTCTGGTGGCCTTTGCAGCCCTGTTGATGGTTGCCATTCGGCTTTACCGGAAATTTCGGGAACAGTAA
- a CDS encoding translation initiation factor, which yields MSNKNKHRSGVVYSTNPDFHYASDQQQPETGSLAPARQDLRVQLDKKQRGGKMVTLITGYIGAGDDLETLGKLLKSKCGVGGSVKDGEILIQGDHRDRVLKILLELGYKAKRSGG from the coding sequence ATGTCCAATAAGAACAAGCACCGCAGCGGAGTGGTTTATTCCACCAACCCGGATTTTCATTATGCATCGGATCAACAGCAACCGGAAACCGGCAGCCTTGCTCCTGCCCGTCAGGATTTGCGCGTGCAATTGGACAAAAAGCAGCGGGGAGGAAAAATGGTGACCCTGATCACCGGGTATATCGGCGCTGGGGATGACCTGGAGACGTTGGGGAAACTGTTAAAATCGAAATGCGGAGTCGGTGGCAGCGTAAAGGACGGCGAGATCCTGATCCAGGGTGACCACCGCGATCGTGTACTGAAGATCCTGCTTGAACTGGGTTACAAGGCCAAGCGATCCGGCGGCTAA
- a CDS encoding diacylglycerol kinase family protein produces the protein MNPLIMFLRSFIYAMAGWRSAIRTQRNFRIHLLVTVMVVLAGYYFSISRTEWCFVLLCIGLVLSAELFNSSIETMIDLIHPERHPLAGRVKDMAAGAVLITAIMAVIIGLIIFLPYLLTT, from the coding sequence ATGAACCCGTTGATCATGTTCCTTCGCAGTTTCATCTACGCGATGGCAGGTTGGCGGTCGGCCATACGAACGCAGCGCAATTTCCGTATCCATCTGCTGGTGACGGTCATGGTGGTCTTGGCAGGCTACTATTTTTCCATCTCCAGAACCGAATGGTGCTTTGTATTGCTTTGCATAGGCCTGGTCTTGTCCGCTGAACTTTTCAACTCATCCATTGAAACCATGATCGATCTAATCCATCCGGAGCGGCATCCGCTAGCCGGCAGGGTAAAAGATATGGCCGCCGGGGCCGTCCTGATCACCGCGATCATGGCGGTGATCATCGGACTTATTATTTTTCTTCCCTATCTGCTTACAACCTGA
- a CDS encoding diacylglycerol kinase, which yields MSKQRIRFIINPHSGTSKKHNLPDMIRAAIDPGRFEPEIVFTQAQLHATELAREAVSMGYRAVIAVGGDGSVNETAAGLSGTTTALGIIPTGSGNGLARHLGMPMGLTDAMKCLNTAEEISIDTFRVNDRLGVGTFGIGFDGHIAHLFAKAGTRGYSTYVKLVLSEFYKYRPREFHFSVDGNPHSKESFLFTFANSSQFGNNAVIAPFADLQDGYLDVAMLRQFPVYSVPHLLYRMTHNTLHKSRYYDMLRGKEVKIHNADEVHGHIDGEPIILQGNIHITVVPSSLLILAPAKTP from the coding sequence ATGAGTAAGCAACGTATCCGATTCATCATCAACCCGCATTCCGGCACGTCAAAAAAACACAACCTGCCGGACATGATCCGTGCGGCGATCGACCCGGGTCGCTTCGAACCGGAGATCGTCTTTACGCAAGCGCAGCTTCATGCCACCGAGCTAGCCCGTGAAGCCGTCTCCATGGGTTATCGTGCGGTCATAGCTGTGGGCGGGGACGGCTCCGTGAATGAAACAGCGGCCGGATTGTCCGGCACCACCACCGCCCTGGGCATCATCCCAACCGGTTCGGGAAACGGCCTGGCCAGGCACCTGGGCATGCCGATGGGTTTGACTGACGCGATGAAATGTCTCAACACGGCGGAAGAAATCTCCATTGACACCTTCCGGGTGAATGATCGGCTGGGAGTCGGGACTTTCGGTATCGGGTTTGACGGACACATCGCGCACTTGTTCGCGAAGGCCGGAACACGCGGATATTCCACCTATGTCAAACTCGTCTTGTCGGAATTCTATAAATACCGTCCACGTGAGTTTCACTTCAGTGTTGACGGGAATCCCCACTCCAAGGAATCGTTTCTGTTTACGTTCGCCAACTCATCCCAATTCGGCAACAACGCCGTGATCGCGCCTTTCGCCGATCTGCAGGACGGGTATCTGGATGTAGCGATGCTCCGGCAATTCCCGGTTTATTCGGTTCCCCATCTGCTCTACCGGATGACACACAACACCTTGCATAAATCGCGTTATTACGATATGCTGCGCGGCAAGGAAGTGAAGATCCACAACGCCGATGAAGTTCACGGCCATATCGACGGTGAACCAATCATCCTGCAGGGCAATATCCACATTACCGTAGTGCCATCATCCTTACTCATCCTCGCACCCGCAAAGACGCCATGA
- a CDS encoding LTA synthase family protein, which translates to MNKSATLLLMLRFSGLLVLYSLLRLIFLLVHWDYYAGTSSGTLLLSFFYGLRFDATAICILNTPFFLFHVLLPDRWLAHGFMRKILSVYFVTLNALFLLAACVDLGLYSFSARRMTTDMVRIMGFGDDFVNTVPRMVVDYWYLLLLFFGLIFILYRILRWSRTTSRFYRLNEALSKRWWNLVFRMLALVLLVIGFRGGLQYRPLSIGNAAQLGGGHTSALILNTPFTIFKTWGKDELERAQWMDDATARQLQPFAYHPLPADSASHRPNVVILLLESFGSEYIQSLHPDGVAYTPFLDSLFKHSLLCTNAFANGKRSIEGIPAVIAGIPALMNEPFITSVYAGNRYDGLGTLLKRIGYQSVFFHGGTNGTMGFDHFAKAAGYDRYFGRKEYGHDEDFDGNWGIYDGPFLQRAVHEMDQLKEPFLSTIFTLSSHHPYSIPPAIKSQFPEGPLPIHASVRYTDACLRDFFKTAARSTWYSNTVFIITADHTAEAETPYYLSKAGMYAIPIAFYHPDESLKGRYERTTQQIDILPSILDQVRYPDPAFAFGNSIFRTGVSSGAYTCLQSVYQLIDSGYVLSMDTTVHRQLYRLQEDPSLQQDISVSDSSRADRMSLRLKAMIQRFNSVLLDNAMSQSKE; encoded by the coding sequence ATGAATAAAAGCGCCACGCTGCTTCTGATGCTTCGTTTCAGCGGACTGCTGGTGCTTTACTCATTGCTCAGGCTGATCTTCCTGTTGGTGCACTGGGACTATTATGCCGGGACATCATCCGGAACGCTGCTCCTTTCATTCTTCTACGGTTTACGCTTTGATGCGACGGCCATCTGCATCCTGAATACGCCTTTTTTTCTTTTCCATGTTCTCCTTCCCGACCGCTGGCTTGCGCACGGTTTTATGCGAAAGATCCTCAGCGTCTACTTTGTCACCCTGAATGCGCTCTTTCTCCTCGCGGCTTGTGTCGATCTTGGATTGTATAGCTTCTCTGCCAGGAGGATGACGACCGATATGGTACGCATCATGGGTTTCGGCGACGACTTTGTGAACACCGTACCCCGGATGGTGGTGGATTATTGGTATCTGCTCCTGCTCTTCTTCGGATTAATCTTCATCCTCTATCGCATCCTGCGTTGGTCTCGCACCACATCGCGCTTTTACCGGCTCAACGAAGCACTTTCCAAACGCTGGTGGAATCTCGTCTTCCGGATGCTGGCGCTGGTTTTGCTGGTCATTGGTTTTCGCGGAGGACTTCAATATCGTCCGTTAAGTATTGGCAATGCCGCTCAATTGGGTGGAGGTCATACGTCGGCCCTCATCCTCAATACGCCATTTACCATCTTCAAGACCTGGGGGAAAGATGAACTGGAAAGAGCCCAATGGATGGATGACGCTACGGCCCGGCAGTTACAACCATTCGCCTATCATCCGCTTCCGGCGGATAGTGCATCCCATCGCCCGAATGTGGTCATCCTCCTCCTGGAGAGCTTTGGCAGCGAATACATCCAATCGCTCCATCCCGATGGCGTCGCTTACACGCCATTTCTTGATTCGCTTTTCAAACACAGTCTGCTTTGCACGAACGCGTTCGCGAATGGCAAGCGCTCCATTGAAGGCATACCGGCCGTGATCGCCGGTATTCCGGCGCTGATGAACGAGCCATTCATTACTTCCGTATACGCCGGCAACCGGTATGACGGACTTGGTACGCTCTTAAAACGTATCGGGTACCAATCCGTTTTCTTTCATGGTGGGACGAATGGTACCATGGGATTCGACCATTTTGCAAAAGCTGCCGGATACGACCGCTATTTCGGTCGCAAGGAATACGGCCATGACGAGGACTTTGATGGCAACTGGGGCATTTATGACGGGCCTTTCCTGCAAAGAGCCGTTCATGAGATGGATCAATTGAAAGAGCCTTTTCTGTCGACTATTTTCACTTTATCCTCGCACCATCCCTATTCCATTCCTCCTGCAATAAAGTCTCAATTTCCGGAAGGACCGTTACCCATTCACGCCAGTGTCCGGTATACCGACGCGTGTCTGCGCGATTTCTTTAAAACTGCAGCGAGGAGTACATGGTATTCCAACACAGTGTTCATCATCACAGCGGATCATACCGCAGAAGCCGAGACTCCCTATTACCTCAGCAAGGCAGGTATGTATGCCATACCGATCGCGTTTTATCATCCTGATGAAAGCCTGAAAGGACGGTACGAACGCACCACCCAGCAAATTGATATCCTCCCGAGTATCCTGGACCAGGTTCGGTATCCGGATCCTGCATTTGCATTTGGCAATAGCATCTTCCGGACGGGTGTCTCCTCCGGCGCCTACACCTGCCTCCAATCCGTTTATCAACTGATTGACAGCGGATATGTACTTTCGATGGACACTACCGTCCACCGCCAGTTGTACCGGCTCCAGGAAGATCCTTCCCTGCAGCAGGATATCAGCGTCTCCGACAGCAGCCGGGCCGATCGGATGAGCCTGCGGTTGAAAGCCATGATCCAACGCTTCAACAGTGTATTACTCGACAATGCCATGAGCCAGAGCAAAGAATGA
- a CDS encoding DUF5011 domain-containing protein: MKKSILYSAFAILGFGALVLTGCSKDEDTTAPSLSLTGGTSITVSLPTTAGGAGTWSDPGFSALDDEDGNITSSVTVTGASAVNLNRKGSYTVSYSVSDKAGNSTSVDRVINVVNDAEVFAGSYATCTDSSTTFALVANFAASCSTSDTINNLVKVVNFGAFDSTGTYPIYIKFDGVAAGSAITLNTNNQFVGAVAQVTQIYPTGTGVVSGTAPTSFDITYQWTDGTATDIAVSKYRR, encoded by the coding sequence ATGAAAAAATCAATTTTGTATTCCGCTTTTGCGATTCTCGGATTTGGCGCGCTGGTCCTGACGGGCTGTTCCAAGGACGAAGACACCACTGCTCCTTCTCTTAGCCTGACCGGCGGTACCAGCATCACGGTCAGCCTTCCTACCACAGCAGGTGGCGCCGGCACCTGGTCGGATCCGGGTTTCAGCGCTTTGGATGACGAAGATGGCAACATCACCAGCTCCGTTACCGTTACCGGCGCTTCTGCTGTCAACCTGAACCGCAAAGGCTCCTACACTGTTTCCTACTCTGTAAGTGACAAGGCAGGCAACTCGACATCTGTCGACCGCGTAATCAACGTGGTGAACGATGCGGAAGTATTCGCTGGCTCTTACGCCACCTGTACCGATTCATCCACGACTTTTGCCCTCGTTGCCAATTTTGCAGCCTCCTGTTCCACTTCAGATACGATCAATAACCTGGTCAAAGTGGTGAACTTCGGCGCCTTTGACTCTACCGGAACCTATCCGATCTACATCAAATTTGACGGAGTAGCCGCCGGATCGGCAATTACCCTGAACACCAACAATCAGTTTGTCGGTGCAGTTGCTCAAGTCACCCAGATCTATCCGACGGGAACGGGTGTTGTAAGCGGAACAGCTCCGACCTCTTTCGATATCACTTACCAGTGGACCGACGGTACCGCTACGGACATTGCCGTATCGAAATATCGCCGCTAA